A genome region from Blautia coccoides includes the following:
- a CDS encoding ABC transporter ATP-binding protein: MSDTARRPRGPMGGHGKGMPGEKAKDFKGAMMRLVKYMERYKFRLILMVLFAVGGTVFNIVGPKILGKATTELFNGLVSKINGGSGINFDKIVQILLACLCLYLVSALLSFIQGFIMTGISNDVTYSLRKDISQKINRIPMKYFESRTHGEILSRITNDVDTLQMGINQSVTQLITSCTTLIGVLVMMLSINVWMTLAALLILPISMAIISKVMKHSQKYFQAQQKYLGEVNGQVEEIYSGHNVVKAFNKEESVISEFEKTNEKLYSSAWRSQFFSGMMMPIMQFVGNLGYVMVALLGGFMVIKSKIEVGDVQAFFQYIRNFTQPIQQIAQVTNMLQSSAAASERVFEFLDVEEEEQTVENPADVSHVDGNVEIRHTSFGYDPNKIIIHDFSADIKAGQKVAIVGPTGAGKTTMIKLLMRFYDVNSGEILIDGHNIKDFNRSELRELFGMVLQDTWLFHGTIMENIRYGRLDATDEEVIAAAKAAHAHHFIMSQPGGYQMVLNEETNNISQGQKQLLTIARAILADNRLLILDEATSSVDTRTEERIQKAMDNLMKGRTSFVIAHRLSTIRDADLILVMKDGDIIEQGTHKALLEAGGFYANLYNSQFEKAEAM, from the coding sequence ATGAGTGATACAGCGAGAAGACCGAGAGGGCCGATGGGTGGTCACGGAAAAGGAATGCCGGGCGAGAAGGCAAAAGATTTTAAGGGTGCCATGATGCGTCTGGTGAAATATATGGAGCGGTATAAGTTCAGGCTGATACTGATGGTCCTGTTTGCCGTAGGCGGTACGGTATTTAATATTGTGGGGCCTAAGATTTTAGGTAAGGCTACCACTGAACTGTTTAACGGACTGGTATCCAAGATAAACGGCGGCAGCGGAATCAATTTTGACAAGATTGTTCAGATCCTTTTGGCATGTCTCTGTCTGTACCTGGTCAGCGCCCTGCTGTCCTTTATCCAGGGATTTATTATGACAGGGATATCAAATGATGTCACATACAGCCTGAGAAAAGACATCTCCCAGAAGATCAACAGAATTCCCATGAAATATTTTGAGAGCAGGACCCACGGTGAGATTCTCTCAAGGATCACCAATGATGTGGATACCCTGCAGATGGGTATCAACCAGAGTGTAACCCAGCTCATCACGTCCTGCACCACGCTCATAGGCGTGCTTGTGATGATGCTGAGTATCAATGTATGGATGACACTGGCGGCACTGCTGATCCTTCCTATCTCAATGGCGATCATCAGCAAGGTCATGAAGCATTCACAAAAATATTTCCAGGCACAGCAGAAGTATCTGGGTGAAGTAAACGGACAGGTGGAGGAGATTTATAGCGGACATAATGTTGTAAAGGCATTTAACAAGGAAGAGTCCGTGATCAGCGAATTTGAGAAGACCAATGAAAAGCTGTACAGCTCTGCATGGCGCTCTCAGTTTTTCTCCGGTATGATGATGCCTATCATGCAGTTTGTGGGTAACCTGGGATATGTGATGGTTGCTCTGTTGGGCGGATTCATGGTGATCAAGAGCAAGATCGAAGTAGGTGATGTGCAGGCGTTTTTCCAGTATATCAGAAACTTCACACAGCCTATCCAACAGATCGCCCAGGTGACAAATATGCTGCAGTCCTCGGCAGCGGCATCTGAGAGAGTGTTTGAATTCCTGGATGTTGAGGAGGAAGAGCAGACAGTGGAAAACCCGGCAGATGTCAGCCATGTTGACGGCAATGTAGAAATCCGCCACACATCATTTGGATATGACCCCAATAAGATCATTATCCATGACTTCTCCGCAGATATAAAAGCAGGGCAGAAGGTGGCTATTGTGGGTCCCACAGGTGCCGGCAAGACAACCATGATCAAACTGCTGATGCGGTTCTATGATGTCAATTCCGGAGAGATCCTGATCGATGGTCATAACATCAAGGACTTTAACAGAAGTGAGCTGCGTGAGCTGTTTGGTATGGTCTTGCAGGATACCTGGCTGTTCCACGGAACAATTATGGAAAATATCCGCTATGGCCGTCTGGATGCCACAGATGAAGAGGTCATTGCAGCGGCAAAGGCAGCACATGCCCATCACTTTATCATGTCACAGCCCGGTGGTTATCAGATGGTGCTGAACGAAGAGACAAACAATATCTCCCAGGGACAGAAACAGCTTCTGACCATTGCCAGAGCAATTCTGGCGGATAACAGGCTGCTGATCCTGGATGAAGCTACTTCCTCTGTGGATACAAGAACAGAAGAGCGTATCCAAAAGGCCATGGATAATCTGATGAAGGGTAGAACCAGTTTTGTGATCGCCCACAGGCTGTCCACTATCCGGGATGCGGATCTGATCCTTGTTATGAAAGACGGAGATATTATTGAACAGGGAACTCATAAAGCCTTGCTGGAAGCCGGCGGATTTTATGCAAACCTGTATAACAGCCAGTTTGAGAAGGCAGAGGCCATGTAA
- a CDS encoding ABC transporter ATP-binding protein, which yields MIKMFHYMKERWYYIVLIIALLFLQANCDLALPDYTSKIVNIGIQQKGIEDGVPEKIREESMEKLFLFMEDKDVDTVKDAYTLKGDIYKLKEINKDEREKLNSIFGMPMMAVESFEEDGDQVKQIKEKMQLPEDADLFQVFSQMPKEQLLKMMDAMTSNMKDMPDSIVTQAAVQYVQQEYEGQGIDVDQMQIRYILMSGLKMLGLALVIMVAAISVTFLSARVAAILGRNLRNGVYRKVISFSGEELNHFSTASLITRSTNDIQQVQQVFAMIFRIVLYAPILGIGGVLKVLQTDASMTWILGVAVAAIIILVGLLFSIAMPKFTKLQYLIDELNLVSREILTGIPVIRAFSREKHEEARFEDANERLTKTNLFVNRCMTFMMPAMMLIMNGITILIVYNGAHAVDNGTMQVGNMMAFMQYAMQIIMSFLMITMMSIMLPRASVAAKRINEVMGTKVSILDGEAHALPDKGAKGEVRFEHVGFSYPGADEETLTDIDFSAHKGETVAFIGSTGSGKSTLVNLIPRFFDVSSGRILVDGVDVRDMKLTDLRDRIGYVPQKGVLFSGTIDSNIRYGKEDATDAEVQRAAEVAQAWDFIQEKEEKVDSEIAQGGTNVSGGQKQRLSIARAIAKRPEIYIFDDSFSALDYKTDVVLRRALKKETKDATTLIVAQRISTILHADRILVLDEGRVVGQGTHKELLKSCEVYRQIAMSQLSEEELANE from the coding sequence ATGATAAAAATGTTTCATTACATGAAAGAGCGCTGGTACTATATTGTGCTGATCATTGCTCTTTTATTCCTCCAGGCGAACTGCGATCTGGCTTTGCCTGATTACACATCCAAAATCGTCAACATAGGAATCCAGCAGAAGGGTATCGAGGACGGAGTTCCGGAAAAGATCCGGGAGGAGTCCATGGAAAAATTGTTTCTGTTTATGGAAGACAAAGACGTGGATACGGTAAAAGACGCCTATACATTAAAGGGTGATATTTACAAATTAAAAGAGATCAACAAGGATGAGAGGGAAAAGCTGAACAGTATTTTCGGTATGCCCATGATGGCTGTGGAAAGCTTTGAAGAGGACGGCGACCAGGTGAAGCAGATCAAAGAAAAGATGCAGCTTCCCGAGGACGCGGATCTGTTCCAGGTATTTTCACAGATGCCAAAAGAGCAGCTTCTGAAAATGATGGATGCTATGACCTCGAATATGAAAGATATGCCGGACTCCATTGTAACACAGGCGGCTGTGCAGTATGTACAGCAGGAGTACGAAGGACAGGGAATAGATGTGGACCAGATGCAGATCCGGTACATTCTTATGTCAGGTCTTAAAATGCTGGGACTTGCACTTGTCATAATGGTAGCTGCCATTTCCGTTACATTTTTGTCTGCAAGGGTAGCGGCTATTCTGGGAAGAAACCTGAGAAATGGCGTGTACCGGAAGGTTATATCTTTTTCCGGTGAAGAGCTGAACCATTTTTCAACGGCTTCTCTTATCACCAGAAGTACCAATGATATCCAGCAGGTACAGCAGGTGTTTGCCATGATCTTCAGAATTGTGCTCTATGCACCGATCCTGGGTATTGGCGGAGTCTTAAAAGTGCTGCAGACAGATGCATCCATGACCTGGATCCTGGGCGTGGCTGTTGCGGCGATCATTATTTTAGTAGGGCTTTTGTTTTCAATCGCAATGCCCAAATTTACAAAACTGCAGTATTTGATCGATGAGCTGAATCTGGTTTCCAGGGAAATCCTGACAGGTATTCCTGTTATCCGCGCGTTCAGCCGTGAGAAACACGAGGAGGCACGTTTTGAGGATGCCAATGAGAGGCTGACCAAAACAAACCTGTTTGTCAATCGCTGCATGACATTTATGATGCCTGCCATGATGCTGATCATGAACGGTATTACAATTCTGATCGTCTACAACGGAGCACATGCAGTGGATAACGGAACCATGCAGGTTGGAAATATGATGGCGTTTATGCAGTATGCAATGCAGATCATTATGTCCTTCCTGATGATCACCATGATGTCAATTATGCTTCCAAGGGCAAGCGTTGCGGCAAAACGTATCAATGAAGTTATGGGTACAAAGGTTTCCATTCTGGACGGCGAAGCCCATGCGCTGCCGGACAAAGGAGCAAAAGGTGAGGTTCGCTTTGAACATGTGGGATTCTCATATCCGGGTGCAGATGAGGAGACGCTTACAGATATTGACTTCTCAGCCCATAAAGGAGAGACTGTGGCATTTATCGGAAGTACAGGCAGCGGAAAGAGTACGCTGGTGAACCTGATACCGAGATTCTTCGATGTGTCATCAGGACGGATTCTGGTGGACGGTGTGGATGTCCGGGATATGAAGCTTACAGATCTGCGTGACCGCATCGGTTATGTTCCGCAGAAGGGTGTTCTTTTCTCAGGAACTATTGACTCCAATATCCGCTACGGAAAAGAGGACGCAACAGACGCAGAAGTTCAGCGGGCGGCTGAAGTGGCTCAGGCATGGGACTTCATACAGGAAAAAGAGGAGAAGGTGGATTCTGAGATAGCCCAGGGAGGTACCAATGTATCCGGCGGGCAGAAACAACGTCTCTCCATTGCCAGGGCTATTGCAAAACGGCCGGAGATCTATATTTTTGATGACAGTTTTTCTGCTCTTGACTATAAGACAGATGTGGTGCTCCGCCGTGCACTGAAAAAAGAGACAAAAGATGCTACAACTCTGATCGTTGCACAGCGTATCAGCACGATCCTGCATGCGGACCGGATCCTGGTTCTGGATGAGGGACGTGTGGTCGGTCAGGGAACCCATAAAGAGCTTTTGAAATCCTGTGAGGTATATCGTCAGATTGCCATGTCACAGCTGTCGGAGGAGGAATTGGCTAATGAGTGA
- a CDS encoding MarR family winged helix-turn-helix transcriptional regulator gives MMCGNEDSLQSLFMKTTHMYFGRAYAALREMDVHPRQVPMLHLLARQEGLSQRQISEEMKITPPTVAVSIKRMEKSGLIIRKADEKDQRMSRIYLSPKGRELSKNVQKMVEDSEKAIFHGFSESEICLMKRFFKQMIENLEQTK, from the coding sequence ATGATGTGTGGAAATGAAGACAGTCTGCAAAGTCTGTTTATGAAAACAACCCATATGTATTTTGGCAGGGCCTACGCTGCGCTGCGGGAGATGGATGTGCATCCCAGACAGGTGCCGATGCTTCATTTGCTGGCGAGACAAGAGGGACTGAGCCAGCGGCAGATCTCGGAAGAGATGAAGATCACCCCTCCAACAGTAGCGGTCTCCATTAAAAGGATGGAGAAGTCAGGGCTGATCATCCGCAAGGCGGATGAGAAAGATCAGCGCATGAGCCGTATATATCTGAGTCCCAAAGGACGTGAACTCAGTAAAAACGTCCAGAAAATGGTTGAAGACAGTGAAAAGGCTATTTTTCATGGCTTTTCGGAGAGTGAGATCTGTCTTATGAAACGGTTTTTTAAACAGATGATCGAGAATCTGGAACAGACTAAATAA
- a CDS encoding MATE family efflux transporter encodes MQWIKKLHEASDQEHDFSRGSVPGNILKLSLPLMAGQFINVLYSIVDRMYIGRIPGADSAALTGVGVSFPIITVVMAFAFLIGTGGPPLCSIARGRQEDEKAEAVMGNAFAMVLITGVLIIILGLAVKRPLLYALGASEATFPYADDYISIYLLGSVFVMISMGMNGFINCQGFAGIGMMTVLIGAVINIVLDPVFIFLFHMGVRGAAIATVISQAVSALWIVRFLTGRRTLLRLRAGCMKLRLSYVKDILSLGLSGFIMQATNCMVQIVCNVTLQSFGGDIYVGVMTIINSVREVLSVPVNGFTQGAQPVIGFNYGAGKYGRVKQGIKFMSAVCIGYTTVVWVLTMLVPGAFIAIFNGSGELMEAGVHAMRIYFFGFCFMSLQFSGQTVFTGLGKAKQAIFFSLLRKAVIVVPLTLILPHIADLGVNGVFLAEPISNFIGGTACFVTMLCIMWPALSKEKA; translated from the coding sequence ATGCAATGGATAAAAAAACTGCATGAGGCCAGTGACCAGGAGCATGATTTTTCCCGGGGTAGTGTTCCGGGGAATATCTTAAAGCTGTCCCTGCCTCTTATGGCCGGGCAGTTTATCAATGTACTTTATAGTATTGTGGACAGAATGTATATAGGACGTATTCCGGGGGCAGATTCTGCGGCGCTCACCGGTGTGGGCGTCTCATTTCCCATCATTACCGTTGTCATGGCATTTGCTTTTCTGATAGGAACCGGGGGACCGCCTCTTTGTTCCATTGCAAGAGGCAGACAGGAGGATGAGAAGGCGGAAGCCGTTATGGGCAATGCCTTTGCCATGGTGCTGATCACAGGCGTTCTGATCATTATCCTGGGTCTGGCGGTGAAGCGGCCTCTGTTGTACGCCCTTGGAGCCAGCGAAGCCACATTTCCTTATGCGGATGATTATATCAGTATTTATCTGCTGGGCAGTGTATTTGTCATGATCAGTATGGGGATGAACGGGTTTATAAACTGTCAGGGATTTGCCGGGATCGGTATGATGACTGTGCTCATAGGCGCTGTGATCAACATTGTGCTGGACCCTGTGTTTATCTTTCTGTTCCACATGGGAGTACGGGGGGCGGCCATTGCCACGGTCATATCCCAGGCTGTGTCGGCACTGTGGATCGTTCGTTTTTTGACAGGCAGGCGTACGCTTTTGAGACTCAGGGCAGGATGTATGAAGCTGAGATTGTCCTATGTAAAAGATATTCTGTCACTTGGACTTTCAGGATTTATCATGCAGGCCACCAATTGTATGGTACAGATCGTCTGCAATGTTACCCTGCAGAGCTTTGGCGGGGATATATATGTAGGGGTTATGACCATCATCAACTCCGTGCGGGAAGTTTTGAGTGTCCCTGTCAACGGGTTTACCCAGGGTGCTCAGCCTGTCATAGGTTTTAATTACGGGGCGGGAAAATATGGGAGAGTAAAGCAGGGAATCAAATTCATGTCCGCGGTCTGCATAGGATATACCACTGTGGTATGGGTTCTTACCATGCTGGTGCCGGGGGCTTTTATCGCCATTTTCAACGGCAGCGGGGAGCTGATGGAAGCAGGTGTTCATGCTATGAGGATTTATTTCTTTGGATTCTGTTTTATGTCCCTGCAGTTTTCCGGGCAGACGGTCTTTACAGGCCTTGGCAAGGCGAAGCAGGCAATTTTCTTTTCCCTGCTCAGGAAGGCAGTGATCGTGGTACCGCTCACCCTCATTCTGCCGCATATTGCAGACCTTGGAGTAAACGGCGTATTTTTAGCAGAGCCTATCTCAAATTTTATCGGGGGGACCGCATGTTTTGTTACTATGCTGTGTATTATGTGGCCTGCACTCTCAAAAGAAAAAGCATGA
- a CDS encoding DMT family transporter encodes MKQRQKGILCILIAAFCFALMNTFVRLSGDLPAVQKSFFRNLVAAGFAGFILIKNKAWYSGRKGNMKYLLCRAVFGTAGILCNFYAVDHLVLADASMLNKMSPFFAIIFSLFLLKEKPNKLQTGAVILAFAGSLMIVKPTGTGMSFLPALIGLAGGMAAGLAYTMVRVLGGRGEKGPFIVFFFSCFSCLVTLPYLIFDYHPMSHMQLLYLLLAGAAAAGGQFSITAAYCFAPAKEISVYDYSQVIFSAVLGFFLFSQMPDALSILGYVIICAMAVLMYLYNMGKLGHGNVLGRSR; translated from the coding sequence ATGAAACAGAGACAAAAAGGAATTCTTTGTATTCTCATAGCAGCTTTTTGTTTTGCACTGATGAACACTTTTGTCCGTCTGTCGGGAGATTTGCCTGCTGTGCAGAAGAGTTTTTTCAGGAATCTGGTGGCAGCTGGTTTTGCCGGGTTCATACTCATTAAAAATAAAGCCTGGTATTCAGGCAGAAAAGGAAATATGAAATATCTGCTGTGCCGTGCAGTTTTCGGCACAGCAGGTATTTTATGCAATTTTTACGCCGTTGATCATCTGGTGCTGGCAGATGCCTCCATGCTCAATAAAATGTCCCCGTTTTTTGCTATAATCTTCAGTCTGTTCCTGCTGAAAGAAAAACCGAATAAACTGCAGACAGGGGCCGTGATCCTGGCCTTTGCAGGCAGTCTTATGATCGTTAAACCCACAGGTACAGGCATGAGTTTTCTTCCTGCGCTTATTGGCCTTGCAGGTGGGATGGCAGCAGGACTTGCCTATACCATGGTGCGTGTGCTGGGAGGCAGGGGAGAGAAAGGACCGTTTATTGTGTTCTTTTTCTCCTGCTTTTCCTGTCTGGTTACCCTTCCGTATCTGATCTTTGATTATCACCCTATGAGTCATATGCAGCTATTATATCTGCTTTTGGCCGGAGCGGCAGCGGCCGGGGGACAATTTTCCATCACGGCGGCCTATTGCTTTGCCCCTGCCAAGGAAATTTCTGTTTATGATTACTCCCAGGTCATCTTTTCGGCTGTTCTTGGCTTTTTTCTGTTTTCGCAGATGCCGGATGCACTCAGCATTCTGGGGTATGTGATCATCTGCGCCATGGCGGTCTTGATGTATCTGTATAATATGGGAAAGCTGGGACATGGGAATGTTTTGGGCCGGTCCCGCTGA
- a CDS encoding aminotransferase class I/II-fold pyridoxal phosphate-dependent enzyme, whose protein sequence is MRTFDKSSKLDNVCYDVRGPVLDEANRMQESGIDVLKLNIGNPAPFGFSAPEEVILDMIYTLRDSQGYSDSHGIFAARKAIMQYCQIKNIKDVALEDIYTGNGVSELINMVTQGLIDDGDEILVPSPDYPLWTGCVTLAGGKAVHYICDEQADWYPDIEDMRSKITDKTKAIVIINPNNPTGAVYPKEVLEEIAALAREHDLMIFSDEIYDRLTMDGVVHHSIAALAPDVFCVTMNGLSKSHMVAGFRCGWMVLSGPKERAKGYIEGLNMLSNMRLCSNVPAQSIVQTALGGFQSVQEYLQPGGRIYEQREYIYKAINDIPGLSAVKPKAAFYIFPKLDTKRFNILDDEKFVLDFLKEKKVLLTHGKGFNWGEPDHFRIVYLPNLEQLKSAADKLADFLSDYQQKL, encoded by the coding sequence ATGAGAACCTTTGATAAATCTTCAAAATTGGACAACGTCTGCTATGATGTCCGTGGACCGGTGCTGGATGAGGCAAACCGCATGCAGGAGAGCGGCATTGACGTTTTAAAACTGAACATAGGAAATCCGGCACCCTTCGGTTTCAGTGCGCCGGAGGAAGTGATCCTGGATATGATCTACACACTTCGGGACTCCCAGGGATATTCCGACTCCCATGGGATATTTGCCGCCAGAAAAGCGATCATGCAGTATTGCCAGATCAAGAATATAAAGGATGTTGCGCTGGAGGATATCTATACAGGCAATGGCGTCAGTGAGCTTATCAATATGGTGACACAGGGACTGATCGACGATGGAGACGAAATTCTGGTTCCATCCCCGGACTATCCTCTGTGGACCGGCTGTGTGACGCTGGCAGGCGGCAAGGCTGTGCATTATATCTGCGATGAGCAGGCGGACTGGTATCCGGATATAGAGGATATGCGCAGCAAGATCACAGATAAGACAAAAGCCATTGTCATCATCAATCCCAACAATCCCACAGGTGCGGTCTATCCGAAAGAAGTGCTGGAGGAAATCGCTGCCCTTGCAAGGGAACATGACCTGATGATCTTCTCGGATGAGATTTATGACCGCCTGACCATGGACGGCGTAGTGCATCATTCCATCGCTGCCCTGGCACCGGATGTGTTCTGCGTTACCATGAACGGACTTTCAAAATCCCACATGGTGGCTGGATTCCGCTGCGGCTGGATGGTCTTAAGCGGACCGAAAGAGAGGGCAAAGGGATATATTGAGGGATTGAACATGCTGTCCAACATGCGTCTCTGCTCCAATGTCCCGGCACAGTCCATTGTACAGACTGCTCTCGGTGGATTCCAGAGTGTCCAGGAATACCTGCAGCCGGGGGGACGTATTTATGAACAGAGGGAATATATCTACAAGGCCATCAATGACATCCCGGGTCTGTCGGCTGTGAAGCCAAAAGCAGCTTTCTATATTTTCCCGAAATTAGATACAAAACGCTTCAATATTCTAGATGATGAGAAATTTGTCCTGGATTTTCTGAAGGAGAAGAAGGTGCTTCTGACCCATGGAAAAGGATTTAACTGGGGAGAGCCGGATCACTTCCGCATTGTGTATCTGCCGAATCTGGAACAGCTTAAAAGCGCGGCAGATAAGCTGGCTGATTTCCTGAGTGATTATCAGCAGAAGCTCTGA
- a CDS encoding ABC transporter ATP-binding protein: MMEPVLEVKHVSASYREGRKEQQVLKDIDFTVRENEILGLVGESGCGKTTLSKAILGFVKVQEGQIIHHTGKPQMIFQDPYSSLNPGKRVGWILEEPLRMQKIPKEERRRKVLAMAEKTGLTKEHLKRRPRELSGGQRQRVSIAVSLLQGSRFIIADEPVSALDVTIQRQIMELIIKLQEEMKFSVLFISHDLNVIYQMCDRVMVMSNGRIVEEGEVEEVFANPQAVYTKELMAATLDVEE; encoded by the coding sequence ATGATGGAACCTGTACTGGAAGTAAAACATGTAAGCGCATCTTACCGGGAGGGCAGAAAAGAACAGCAGGTGTTAAAGGATATTGATTTTACGGTCCGGGAGAATGAGATCCTGGGTCTGGTGGGGGAGAGCGGCTGTGGTAAAACCACCCTCTCCAAGGCGATCCTGGGATTTGTAAAAGTACAGGAAGGCCAGATTATACATCACACGGGTAAACCCCAAATGATCTTCCAGGATCCATACTCATCCCTCAATCCGGGAAAGCGCGTGGGATGGATCCTGGAGGAGCCGCTGCGCATGCAGAAGATACCAAAGGAAGAGCGGCGCAGGAAAGTTTTGGCTATGGCAGAAAAAACAGGGCTTACAAAAGAACATCTGAAACGACGTCCCAGAGAACTGTCCGGGGGCCAGCGCCAAAGGGTAAGTATCGCGGTATCCCTTCTCCAGGGTTCACGCTTCATCATTGCCGATGAACCGGTATCAGCGCTGGATGTCACCATTCAAAGACAGATCATGGAACTGATCATAAAACTCCAAGAGGAGATGAAGTTCTCCGTCCTTTTCATCTCACACGACTTGAATGTGATCTATCAGATGTGTGACAGAGTCATGGTGATGAGTAACGGAAGAATTGTAGAAGAAGGGGAAGTGGAAGAGGTATTTGCCAATCCCCAAGCTGTTTATACAAAAGAGTTGATGGCAGCAACCTTGGATGTGGAGGAATAG
- a CDS encoding ABC transporter ATP-binding protein: protein MALLKIKNLTIEFHDTVPSTKIVEDISFSMEEGEILGIVGESGSGKTQTALSVMGLLGEYARMPKGEILFQGRDILQMPREELWNIRGREIGMIFQEPMTSLNPVMTIGAQVEEAMKIHSRFNARERKERALQMMQNVELPNPQLLYEKYPHQLSGGMRQRVMIAAALVMEPKLLIADEPTTALDVTIQVQILKLLQKINREQGTAVLFISHDLGVIRHLCSRVIVMNQGKAVEQGDVQEIFRHPSMEYTRKLLAAIPNRRTSLRRRTAADQERGEG, encoded by the coding sequence ATGGCATTATTGAAAATTAAAAATCTGACAATTGAATTTCACGATACCGTACCGTCCACAAAAATCGTGGAGGATATTTCTTTTTCCATGGAGGAAGGAGAAATACTGGGAATCGTGGGAGAATCCGGGTCAGGAAAAACCCAGACTGCCCTGTCTGTCATGGGGCTTTTGGGAGAGTACGCAAGAATGCCAAAAGGAGAGATCTTGTTCCAGGGCAGGGATATCCTGCAGATGCCGAGAGAGGAACTGTGGAATATTCGGGGCAGGGAGATCGGTATGATCTTTCAGGAACCCATGACTTCCCTGAATCCGGTGATGACCATTGGGGCGCAGGTGGAGGAAGCCATGAAGATACACAGCCGTTTCAATGCCCGGGAGCGAAAGGAGAGGGCACTGCAGATGATGCAAAATGTGGAGCTTCCAAATCCCCAACTGCTGTATGAAAAATATCCCCATCAGCTCTCAGGCGGTATGCGCCAACGTGTCATGATCGCCGCGGCGCTTGTGATGGAACCAAAGCTTTTGATTGCGGATGAGCCGACCACAGCGCTGGATGTGACCATACAGGTACAGATTTTAAAGCTTCTTCAGAAGATCAACAGGGAACAGGGGACCGCGGTTTTGTTTATTTCCCATGATCTGGGTGTTATTCGCCATCTCTGCAGCCGTGTCATTGTCATGAATCAGGGAAAAGCCGTAGAACAGGGAGATGTGCAGGAGATTTTCCGGCACCCTTCCATGGAATATACGAGAAAGCTTCTGGCGGCAATACCAAACAGAAGAACTTCCCTGAGAAGACGAACCGCAGCAGATCAGGAAAGGGGTGAGGGATGA
- a CDS encoding ABC transporter permease translates to MRKDRKIKSGNLIIGASLAGCMLLFLLIGLLYTPYDPDAMSGGAKFAAPSLAHLFGCDQFGRDILSRVMKGTGTTFFVGAATVLIGGGVGLLVGAFTGYFGGWLDEVLMRFNDAVVSFPSILLALVFISILGPGKYNVILALGVVFIPSFARMTRSEFISQREMDYVKSARLMGVSHLRIIFVHILPNTLPTVLATAAIGFNNAVLAEAGMSYLGIGVQPPDASLGRMLSESQAYLATAPWCALFPGAAVILLALGFSLLSDGLQKKGGK, encoded by the coding sequence ATGAGAAAAGACAGAAAAATTAAGTCGGGCAATTTGATCATCGGTGCCTCCCTTGCAGGATGTATGCTGCTATTTTTGCTGATCGGACTGCTGTATACCCCCTATGATCCGGATGCCATGAGCGGCGGCGCGAAATTCGCAGCGCCTTCTCTGGCACATCTGTTTGGATGTGACCAGTTTGGACGGGACATTTTGAGCCGGGTCATGAAAGGCACAGGAACCACTTTTTTTGTGGGGGCGGCAACGGTCCTGATCGGCGGCGGAGTCGGGCTTTTAGTGGGCGCTTTTACCGGATATTTCGGAGGCTGGCTGGATGAAGTGCTTATGCGCTTTAATGATGCAGTGGTTTCTTTTCCGAGCATTTTGCTGGCCCTGGTATTTATCAGTATTTTAGGGCCCGGAAAATACAATGTGATCCTGGCCCTTGGAGTGGTGTTCATTCCCAGCTTTGCCAGAATGACGAGAAGTGAATTTATCTCCCAGAGGGAAATGGATTATGTGAAAAGTGCAAGGCTTATGGGCGTATCCCATCTGCGCATCATTTTTGTGCATATTCTTCCAAATACACTTCCCACAGTTCTCGCGACTGCTGCCATTGGGTTTAACAATGCAGTTCTGGCTGAGGCAGGTATGAGTTATCTGGGAATCGGTGTACAGCCGCCGGACGCCAGCCTGGGAAGAATGCTGTCAGAGTCCCAGGCGTACCTGGCAACAGCTCCCTGGTGTGCCCTGTTTCCCGGGGCAGCCGTTATCCTCCTGGCACTGGGATTTTCCCTGTTAAGTGACGGACTGCAGAAGAAAGGCGGGAAGTGA